The following are encoded in a window of Spiroplasma tabanidicola genomic DNA:
- the fusA gene encoding elongation factor G, with translation MAREFSLDMTRNFGIMAHIDAGKTTTTERILFHTGKIHKIGETHEGESQMDWMAQEQERGITITSAATTAFWADHRFNIIDTPGHVDFTVEVERSLRVLDGAVAVLDGQSGVEPQTETVWRQATTYKVPRIVFVNKMDKTGADFLYSVETIGTRLGAKAAPIQLPIGAEDQFDGIIDLVEMKAWHFDGAAEEIAKEIEIPVDLKDTAEALRAQLVEAAVEYDEELMMKFLDGQEITIPELKSAIRKGVISAEFFPVLAGSAFKNKGVKLLLNAVVDYLPSPLDVPSIKGHLLDGTESERHSSDDEPFSALAFKIMTDPFVGKLTFFRVYSGILTKGSYVLNATKDKKERVGRLLKMHANNREEIEEVYAGDIAAAVGLKDTTTGDTLSDEKNPIILESMIFPEPVIHLALEPKTKADQEKLGLSLNKLSEEDPTFRTYTDEETGQTIIAGMGELHLDIIVDRLKREFKVETNVGAPQVSYRETIREATKAEGKYVKQSGGRGQYGHVVIEFEPNPDKGFEWVDKIVGGKISKEYINAARVGLINALENGIIAGYPMIDVKATIVDGSYHDVDSNEMAYKIAASMALKESAKRTKPVILEPIMSVEVTVPDEYYGDVMGNISSKRGLIEGSEQRGNAQTVKAKVPLSEMFGYATELRSFTQGRGNYTMIFSHYNEAPKSIAEEIIKNASK, from the coding sequence ATGGCAAGAGAATTTAGTTTAGATATGACCCGTAACTTTGGTATTATGGCTCATATTGATGCTGGAAAAACAACTACAACAGAACGTATTTTATTCCATACAGGTAAAATTCACAAAATTGGTGAAACTCACGAAGGTGAATCACAAATGGACTGAATGGCACAAGAACAAGAACGTGGAATTACTATTACTTCTGCTGCAACAACAGCATTCTGAGCTGATCACCGTTTTAACATCATCGATACTCCAGGTCACGTTGACTTCACAGTTGAAGTTGAAAGATCATTAAGAGTTTTAGATGGTGCGGTTGCAGTTTTAGATGGACAAAGTGGAGTTGAACCGCAAACTGAAACGGTTTGAAGACAAGCAACAACTTATAAAGTTCCAAGAATCGTTTTTGTTAACAAAATGGACAAAACTGGAGCTGACTTCTTATATTCAGTAGAAACAATTGGAACAAGATTAGGAGCAAAAGCAGCTCCAATCCAATTACCAATTGGAGCAGAAGATCAATTTGATGGAATCATCGACTTAGTTGAAATGAAAGCATGACATTTTGATGGTGCTGCAGAAGAAATAGCAAAAGAAATTGAAATCCCAGTTGATTTAAAAGATACAGCTGAAGCATTAAGAGCTCAATTAGTTGAAGCAGCAGTTGAATACGATGAAGAATTAATGATGAAATTTTTAGATGGTCAAGAAATTACTATTCCAGAACTAAAATCAGCAATTCGTAAAGGAGTTATATCTGCAGAATTCTTTCCGGTTTTAGCTGGAAGTGCATTTAAAAATAAAGGTGTTAAATTATTATTAAATGCAGTTGTAGATTACTTACCATCACCTTTAGATGTACCTTCAATTAAAGGACATTTATTAGATGGAACTGAATCAGAAAGACATTCATCAGATGACGAACCTTTCTCAGCTTTAGCATTTAAAATTATGACAGACCCATTTGTAGGAAAACTAACATTCTTTAGAGTTTATTCAGGAATCCTTACAAAAGGAAGTTATGTACTAAATGCAACTAAAGATAAAAAAGAAAGAGTTGGACGTTTATTAAAAATGCATGCTAACAATCGTGAAGAGATTGAAGAAGTTTATGCTGGAGATATTGCAGCTGCAGTTGGTTTAAAAGATACAACAACTGGAGATACTTTATCAGATGAAAAAAATCCTATTATTTTAGAATCAATGATATTCCCAGAACCAGTTATTCACTTAGCTTTAGAACCGAAAACTAAAGCTGACCAAGAAAAATTAGGGTTATCATTAAACAAATTATCAGAAGAAGATCCAACATTTAGAACTTATACAGACGAAGAAACTGGACAAACAATTATTGCTGGTATGGGTGAATTACACCTAGACATTATAGTTGACCGTTTAAAACGTGAATTTAAAGTTGAAACAAACGTTGGAGCACCACAAGTTTCATATCGTGAAACAATTAGAGAAGCTACAAAAGCTGAAGGAAAATATGTTAAACAATCAGGAGGACGTGGACAATATGGTCACGTTGTGATTGAATTTGAACCAAATCCAGATAAAGGATTTGAATGAGTTGACAAAATTGTTGGAGGAAAAATTTCAAAAGAATATATTAATGCTGCAAGAGTAGGATTAATTAATGCTTTAGAAAACGGAATCATCGCTGGTTATCCAATGATCGATGTTAAAGCAACAATTGTTGATGGATCATACCATGATGTCGATTCAAATGAAATGGCATATAAAATTGCAGCTTCAATGGCTTTAAAAGAATCTGCAAAAAGAACAAAACCTGTCATACTTGAACCAATTATGTCAGTTGAAGTTACTGTTCCAGATGAATATTACGGAGATGTAATGGGAAATATTTCATCAAAACGTGGATTAATTGAAGGATCAGAACAAAGAGGAAATGCTCAAACAGTTAAAGCAAAAGTTCCATTATCAGAAATGTTTGGATATGCTACTGAACTAAGATCATTTACTCAAGGACGTGGAAATTACACTATGATTTTCAGTCACTACAACGAAGCACCAAAAAGCATCGCTGAAGAAATTATTAAAAACGCAAGTAAATAA
- the rpsG gene encoding 30S ribosomal protein S7, with protein MRKHQAEKRDVLPDPIYSSKLVTRAVNKIMLDGKRGTAQHILYKAFEKIKEKTGTSPIEVFNKAIENIKPHLELKVRRIGGANYQVPVEVSGDRKVTLALRWLINYSRLRNEKEMIDRLANEIIDASNGIGGSVKKREDTHKMAEANKAFAHYRW; from the coding sequence ATGCGTAAACATCAAGCAGAAAAAAGAGATGTGCTTCCAGATCCAATTTACAGTTCAAAATTAGTTACTAGAGCAGTAAACAAAATTATGTTGGATGGTAAAAGAGGAACAGCACAACACATTCTATATAAAGCTTTTGAAAAAATTAAAGAAAAAACTGGAACTAGTCCAATCGAAGTTTTTAATAAAGCAATTGAAAACATTAAACCTCACTTAGAACTTAAAGTTCGTCGTATTGGTGGAGCTAACTATCAAGTTCCTGTAGAAGTTTCAGGAGATAGAAAAGTTACATTAGCATTAAGATGATTAATTAATTATTCAAGATTAAGAAATGAAAAAGAAATGATTGATAGATTAGCTAATGAAATCATTGATGCATCAAACGGTATTGGTGGTTCTGTTAAAAAACGTGAAGATACTCACAAAATGGCAGAAGCAAATAAAGCATTTGCTCATTATCGTTGATAA
- the rpsL gene encoding 30S ribosomal protein S12 — MATINQLVRKPRKAKTWKTKAPALNRGVNTLLKKVTKISSPQKRGVCTRVATMTPKKPNSALRKYARVRLTNGMEVTAYIPGEGHNLQEHSVVLIRGGRVKDLPGVRYHIIRGTLDTTGVNGRMQGRSLYGTKRPKEKK, encoded by the coding sequence ATGGCAACAATAAACCAATTAGTTAGAAAACCAAGAAAAGCAAAAACTTGAAAAACTAAAGCACCAGCTTTAAATAGAGGTGTAAATACATTACTTAAAAAAGTAACTAAAATATCTTCACCTCAAAAAAGAGGAGTTTGTACAAGGGTTGCAACAATGACACCTAAAAAACCAAACTCAGCTTTACGTAAATATGCAAGGGTTAGATTAACAAACGGAATGGAAGTAACAGCTTATATTCCTGGAGAAGGTCATAACTTACAAGAACATAGTGTTGTTCTTATTCGTGGTGGAAGGGTAAAAGATTTACCTGGGGTACGTTACCACATAATCCGTGGAACTTTAGATACAACTGGAGTAAATGGAAGAATGCAAGGTCGTTCTTTATACGGAACAAAACGTCCAAAAGAAAAAAAATAA
- a CDS encoding glycosyl hydrolase family 18 protein, with protein MKKLLISLSSVFVPFSVSLSVVACNNNETSGQTTTDNPKEPENPSNPQTPSEPNNPGTNTNPGSNPNNPQTPTEPENPVVPENPSEPEGWSKNKLLIGYWYDWGGNYQIKINFNEIDDSYNVINLSFLYAQTANAMPIFQPSNPTEVKNGIKYLHSKNKKVLISMGGQTGEGMRFNENQKSDLKQTISNVVKEYDLDGIDLDWEGSCLADRTSQKVTSEALIEIKNEWAKQNKHFFISMAPELPYLKESTEASGNSYIPFFKQLDKYYDWINPQCYNGWAYGPYVDQEEATELGLGYGSVITNDDYANRGIFYYLMTKYLTTKKSNLNGFYLIDPNKFVLGASTNEPAGRGAAYEGAINKFYELTKQNNINIRGLMTWALNYDGYDGPIENAGQTTWKKWSFAKWFRDTFAK; from the coding sequence ATGAAAAAATTATTAATTAGTTTAAGCTCTGTTTTTGTTCCATTCTCTGTTTCTTTATCCGTTGTTGCATGTAATAACAACGAAACAAGCGGACAAACAACTACTGATAATCCAAAAGAACCAGAAAACCCAAGTAACCCACAAACACCATCTGAACCAAACAATCCAGGAACAAATACTAATCCTGGATCAAATCCAAATAATCCACAAACTCCAACTGAACCTGAAAATCCAGTTGTTCCCGAAAACCCTTCAGAACCAGAAGGTTGATCAAAAAATAAACTATTAATTGGTTATTGATATGATTGAGGTGGAAATTATCAAATTAAAATTAATTTTAATGAGATTGATGATTCTTATAATGTAATAAATTTATCATTTTTATATGCACAAACTGCAAACGCAATGCCAATATTTCAACCAAGTAATCCTACTGAAGTTAAAAATGGAATTAAATACTTACATAGTAAAAATAAAAAAGTGTTAATTTCAATGGGTGGACAAACTGGAGAAGGAATGCGTTTTAATGAAAACCAAAAAAGTGATTTAAAACAAACTATCTCAAATGTAGTTAAAGAATATGATTTAGATGGAATTGATTTAGATTGAGAAGGAAGTTGTTTGGCGGATAGAACAAGTCAAAAAGTAACTTCTGAAGCATTAATTGAAATAAAAAATGAATGAGCAAAACAAAATAAACATTTTTTTATAAGTATGGCCCCAGAACTTCCATATTTAAAAGAAAGTACAGAAGCAAGCGGAAATAGTTATATACCATTTTTTAAACAATTAGATAAATACTATGATTGAATAAACCCTCAATGTTATAATGGATGAGCTTATGGCCCTTATGTTGATCAAGAAGAAGCAACAGAACTAGGGTTAGGATATGGTAGCGTAATTACAAATGATGATTATGCAAACAGAGGTATATTTTATTATTTAATGACAAAATATTTAACTACTAAAAAAAGTAATTTAAACGGATTTTATTTAATAGATCCAAATAAATTTGTTTTAGGAGCCTCAACAAATGAGCCTGCAGGAAGAGGTGCTGCATATGAAGGTGCTATTAATAAATTTTATGAGTTAACAAAGCAAAATAATATTAACATTAGAGGTTTAATGACTTGAGCATTAAATTATGATGGATATGATGGACCAATAGAAAATGCTGGTCAAACAACATGAAAAAAATGAAGTTTTGCTAAATGATTTAGAGATACTTTTGCTAAGTAA
- the cgtA gene encoding Obg family GTPase CgtA, with translation MRFIDTAKFNIRSGNGGKGAIGFDIFYKGKPDGGNGGNGGNIVFISDKNVSNLMDLKSKKIYIAENGTDGKKQNKNGKNGKDTIIYVPVGTSVFNEKNELLARFDINNQKIVIAKGGQGGRGNRNLYDKNKVATMHEFEYGKPGANFNIRIEIDVLADVGFVGLPNAGKSTMLRVISNSKPEIANYPFTTLKPHLGICVDKKNRTFTVADLPGLIKGANQGKGLGVEFLTYIEKCKIVCHIIDMSGNYGTENVVKNYEIIRHELKSYNLDLDKKPEIVVANKIDLELAKNNLDLFKKTYKNITIIETSGLMKNNIDNLLLRIGDFIDQLDKNIE, from the coding sequence ATGAGATTTATAGACACAGCCAAATTTAATATTAGATCTGGAAATGGCGGAAAAGGTGCCATTGGATTTGATATTTTTTATAAAGGAAAACCGGATGGAGGAAACGGAGGCAATGGAGGAAACATTGTTTTTATAAGTGATAAAAACGTTTCTAACTTAATGGATTTAAAAAGTAAAAAAATTTATATAGCAGAAAATGGAACTGATGGTAAGAAACAAAATAAAAACGGTAAAAATGGAAAAGATACAATTATTTATGTGCCAGTAGGAACATCAGTTTTTAATGAAAAAAATGAGCTTTTAGCAAGATTTGATATAAATAATCAAAAAATAGTAATAGCAAAAGGTGGACAAGGAGGAAGAGGAAATAGAAATCTATATGATAAAAATAAAGTTGCAACTATGCATGAATTTGAATATGGGAAACCAGGAGCAAACTTTAATATAAGAATTGAAATAGATGTTTTAGCTGATGTTGGTTTTGTAGGACTTCCCAATGCAGGAAAGTCAACAATGTTAAGAGTCATATCAAATTCAAAACCTGAAATTGCAAACTATCCCTTTACGACTTTAAAACCACACTTAGGGATTTGCGTTGATAAAAAAAATAGAACCTTTACAGTGGCAGATTTGCCAGGTTTAATAAAAGGAGCAAATCAAGGGAAAGGTTTAGGTGTAGAATTTTTAACTTATATTGAAAAATGTAAAATAGTTTGTCACATTATTGATATGAGTGGAAACTATGGGACAGAAAATGTAGTTAAAAATTATGAGATTATAAGACATGAATTAAAATCTTATAATTTAGATTTAGATAAAAAACCAGAAATTGTAGTTGCAAACAAAATAGATTTAGAGTTAGCAAAAAATAATTTAGATTTATTTAAAAAAACTTATAAAAATATAACAATTATTGAAACATCAGGACTTATGAAAAATAATATTGATAATTTATTATTAAGAATAGGAGATTTTATTGATCAATTAGATAAAAATATTGAATAG
- a CDS encoding DDE-type integrase/transposase/recombinase, with the protein MVEGNNYYLSAAISHKTKKIESWCLSKNNNTQLVVDTITKINKSNFILHSDHGSQYSSNEVTELVKQMNCQTSISRIGNSLDNREIEYFFSCLKGE; encoded by the coding sequence TTGGTTGAAGGAAATAATTATTATTTATCTGCAGCTATTAGTCATAAAACTAAAAAAATTGAGTCATGATGCTTGTCAAAAAATAACAATACACAGTTGGTTGTTGATACTATAACTAAAATTAATAAATCTAACTTTATTCTACATTCAGATCATGGTTCTCAATATTCAAGTAACGAGGTTACTGAATTAGTAAAACAAATGAATTGCCAAACTTCAATAAGTAGAATTGGTAATTCCTTAGATAATAGAGAAATTGAATATTTTTTTAGTTGTTTAAAAGGAGAATAG
- the nrdE gene encoding class 1b ribonucleoside-diphosphate reductase subunit alpha: METKEKVLTLSGAKESDEYITLNARAKLFTAKGDDNFKLDAEAAKVYLKNHVEPNSVKFKSTEERIKFLVENGYYEKEVIDLYTIEQIDQITKEAYGFNREFPSFMGALKFYNAYGLKTFDGKQYLENYEDRVVMNALFLGNGKFEDARAIMKQIMLGRFQPATPTFLNAGKQQRGEYVSCYLLRVEDNMESIGRAVTTSLQLSKRGGGVALCLTNLREYGAPIKKIANQATGVIPVMKILEDSFSYANQLGQRQGAGAVYLQAHHPDIMSFLDTKRENADEKIRIKSLSLGVVIPDITFELAKNNEEMALFSPYDVQRVYKKPMSDISITQEYYNMVNNPEIKKTYINARKLFQTIAELHFESGYPYILFDDTVNNRNAHCQTGRIVMSNLCSEIVQVSTPSEFTDDLGFSKVGEDICCNLGSMNIAKTMESGQEFSDVIFRSIAALDLVSRASNLSSAPSIKKGNDNNHAVGLGAMNLHGFLATNFIYYNSKEAVDFTNMFFYTMAFHAFKASNRLAKEYGPFKSFAKSSFADGSYFDKYTNCEESKWTPDTVTVKELFKKYNVSIPTQQDWKELVEDIKVNGIANSHLLAVAPTGSISYLSSCTPSLQPVVAPVETRKEGKLGRIYVPAYNINFENMAYYALGAYEVGPNPIIDICAAAQQHVDQAISLTLFMTDSATTRDLNKAYIKAFKQGCASIYYVRVRQEVLEDSENYECDACVV; the protein is encoded by the coding sequence ATGGAAACAAAAGAAAAAGTATTGACTTTATCAGGTGCTAAAGAGTCTGATGAGTATATAACATTAAATGCGAGAGCTAAATTATTTACAGCTAAAGGTGATGATAATTTTAAATTAGACGCTGAGGCTGCAAAAGTATATTTAAAAAATCATGTAGAACCAAATTCTGTAAAATTTAAATCAACAGAGGAAAGAATTAAATTTTTAGTTGAAAATGGATATTATGAAAAAGAAGTGATTGATTTATATACAATTGAACAAATAGATCAAATCACAAAAGAAGCTTATGGATTTAATAGAGAATTTCCAAGTTTTATGGGGGCTTTGAAGTTTTATAATGCTTATGGATTAAAAACTTTTGATGGAAAACAATACTTAGAAAATTATGAAGATAGAGTTGTTATGAATGCATTGTTCTTAGGAAATGGGAAGTTTGAAGATGCAAGAGCTATAATGAAGCAAATTATGTTAGGAAGATTTCAACCAGCAACACCAACATTTTTAAATGCAGGAAAACAACAACGTGGAGAATATGTTTCATGTTATTTATTAAGAGTAGAAGATAATATGGAATCAATTGGTAGAGCGGTTACAACTTCTTTACAATTATCAAAACGTGGTGGTGGAGTGGCTTTATGTTTAACTAACTTAAGGGAATATGGAGCTCCCATTAAAAAAATTGCTAACCAAGCAACTGGAGTAATTCCTGTTATGAAAATTTTAGAAGACTCATTTTCATACGCGAATCAATTGGGGCAAAGACAAGGTGCGGGTGCAGTTTATTTACAAGCTCACCACCCAGATATTATGAGTTTCTTAGATACTAAAAGAGAAAATGCTGATGAAAAAATTCGTATTAAATCATTATCATTAGGAGTGGTAATTCCTGATATTACATTTGAATTAGCAAAAAATAATGAGGAAATGGCTTTATTTAGTCCATATGATGTTCAAAGAGTTTATAAAAAACCAATGTCAGATATTTCAATTACACAAGAATATTACAATATGGTAAATAATCCTGAAATCAAAAAAACATACATTAATGCAAGAAAATTGTTCCAAACAATTGCTGAATTACACTTTGAAAGTGGATACCCTTACATTTTATTTGATGACACTGTAAATAATAGAAATGCTCATTGTCAAACAGGAAGAATTGTTATGAGTAACTTATGTAGTGAAATTGTACAAGTAAGCACACCAAGTGAATTTACAGATGACTTAGGATTTAGCAAAGTTGGAGAAGATATTTGTTGTAACTTAGGAAGTATGAATATTGCAAAAACTATGGAAAGTGGACAAGAATTCTCAGATGTTATTTTTAGATCAATTGCTGCTTTAGATTTAGTTTCAAGAGCAAGTAATTTATCAAGCGCTCCTTCAATTAAAAAAGGAAATGATAATAACCACGCCGTTGGATTAGGAGCAATGAACTTACACGGATTTTTAGCAACAAACTTTATTTACTACAACTCAAAAGAAGCAGTTGATTTTACAAACATGTTCTTTTACACAATGGCATTCCATGCTTTTAAAGCTTCAAATAGATTAGCAAAAGAATATGGACCATTTAAATCATTTGCAAAATCATCATTTGCAGATGGATCATATTTTGACAAATACACAAATTGTGAAGAATCTAAATGAACTCCAGACACTGTTACAGTTAAAGAGTTATTTAAAAAATACAATGTCTCAATTCCGACTCAACAAGATTGAAAAGAATTGGTAGAAGATATAAAAGTAAATGGTATTGCAAATTCACATTTACTAGCAGTTGCACCAACTGGTTCAATTAGTTATTTATCTTCATGTACACCAAGTTTGCAACCAGTTGTAGCACCAGTTGAAACTAGAAAAGAAGGAAAATTGGGCAGAATTTATGTGCCTGCATATAACATAAACTTTGAAAATATGGCTTATTATGCATTAGGGGCATATGAAGTTGGTCCCAATCCAATTATTGACATTTGTGCAGCGGCACAACAACATGTTGATCAAGCAATTTCACTAACTCTATTTATGACAGATAGTGCAACAACACGTGATTTAAATAAAGCTTATATTAAAGCCTTTAAACAAGGCTGCGCATCAATTTATTACGTAAGAGTAAGACAAGAAGTTTTAGAAGATAGTGAAAATTATGAGTGTGACGCTTGTGTTGTTTAA
- the nrdI gene encoding class Ib ribonucleoside-diphosphate reductase assembly flavoprotein NrdI, whose protein sequence is MHDDVIRVNSENVVRPKGEIMVVYFSSISNNTHRFMQKLDLPNQRIPYDLEEQLNVNQDYILITPTYAGGGTITAGAVPKQVIKFLNNETNRSYCRGVIASGNTNFGDTYAIAGPIISKKLQVPLLYQFELLGTEHDVKEIRKIIKDFWQE, encoded by the coding sequence ATGCATGACGATGTAATTAGAGTTAATAGCGAAAACGTCGTAAGACCAAAAGGAGAAATAATGGTAGTTTATTTCTCTTCAATATCAAATAATACACACAGATTTATGCAAAAATTGGACTTACCAAATCAAAGAATACCTTATGATTTAGAAGAACAATTAAATGTAAATCAAGATTATATTTTAATAACACCAACATATGCGGGCGGAGGAACCATTACAGCAGGAGCTGTTCCAAAGCAAGTCATAAAGTTTTTAAATAACGAAACAAACAGAAGTTACTGTAGGGGCGTAATAGCTTCTGGTAATACCAACTTCGGAGACACATATGCGATTGCAGGACCAATTATTTCAAAGAAACTGCAAGTTCCTTTGTTGTACCAATTTGAGCTTTTAGGAACCGAACATGATGTTAAAGAAATTAGAAAAATAATTAAGGACTTTTGACAAGAATAG
- the nrdF gene encoding class 1b ribonucleoside-diphosphate reductase subunit beta — MAKQKNSYYNDSVSPLQYALDGFKGKMRSVNWNVINDEKDLEVWNRITQNFWLPEKIPVSNDLKSWSELTPDWQQLITRTFTGLTLLDTIQATIGDVAQIDHSLTDHEQVIYTNFAFMVAVHARSYGTIFSTLCSSDQIEEAHEWVINCKSLQERAKELIPYYTSSDPLKSKVAAALMPGFLLYGGFYLPFYLSSRGKLPNTSDIIRLILRDKVIHNYYSGYKYQRKIEKLSDQKKAEMKEFVFDLLYKLIDLEKAYLYELYDGFGLAEDAIRFSVYNAGKFLQNLGYESPFSEEETRIEPEIFTQLSARADENHDFFSGNGSSYVMGVTEETLDEDWEFD; from the coding sequence ATGGCAAAACAAAAAAATAGCTACTATAACGACTCAGTTTCACCTTTACAATACGCACTGGATGGATTTAAAGGAAAAATGAGATCAGTAAACTGAAATGTGATTAATGACGAAAAGGATTTAGAAGTTTGAAATAGAATTACACAAAATTTTTGATTACCTGAAAAAATCCCGGTATCAAACGATCTTAAATCTTGATCTGAATTAACACCAGATTGACAACAATTAATTACAAGAACATTTACAGGTTTAACCTTGTTGGATACAATTCAAGCTACTATTGGAGATGTAGCTCAAATTGATCACTCATTAACAGATCATGAACAAGTTATTTATACTAACTTTGCATTTATGGTAGCAGTTCATGCCAGAAGTTATGGAACTATCTTTTCAACACTATGTTCAAGTGACCAAATTGAAGAAGCACACGAATGAGTAATAAATTGTAAATCTTTGCAAGAAAGAGCAAAGGAATTAATACCTTACTACACTAGTAGTGATCCATTAAAATCTAAAGTAGCAGCAGCATTGATGCCAGGATTTTTATTATATGGAGGGTTTTATTTACCATTTTATTTATCTTCAAGAGGTAAATTACCAAATACCTCAGATATAATTAGACTAATTTTAAGAGATAAAGTTATTCATAATTATTATAGTGGTTATAAATATCAAAGAAAAATTGAAAAGCTAAGCGATCAAAAGAAAGCAGAAATGAAAGAATTTGTTTTCGACCTTTTATATAAATTAATTGATTTAGAAAAAGCTTATCTTTATGAACTTTACGATGGATTTGGTCTTGCAGAAGATGCAATTAGATTTAGTGTATACAATGCAGGTAAATTTTTACAAAACCTTGGTTATGAATCACCATTCAGTGAAGAAGAAACAAGAATTGAACCCGAAATATTTACACAATTATCTGCTAGAGCAGATGAAAATCATGATTTCTTCTCAGGTAATGGATCTTCTTATGTAATGGGTGTTACTGAAGAAACATTGGATGAAGACTGAGAATTTGACTAA
- a CDS encoding Sua5/YciO/YrdC/YwlC family protein: MLLSPLQKELAIKLLKSNEIIILPTDTIYGLSALVSEENRIKINKKKNSSLDKPLIILVSSLDQASKFIDLNEEIIKVLKDDQPTTAIFKKEFANETYAIRLVKRKDICEIIENVGPIFSTSVNISNEKFLSNQTELENFIGKKNCFYTDFLDAKPSKILDFTSKSIKR, translated from the coding sequence ATGCTTTTAAGTCCTTTACAAAAAGAATTAGCAATTAAGCTTTTGAAAAGTAATGAAATAATAATATTACCAACAGACACTATATATGGATTAAGTGCTTTAGTTAGTGAAGAAAATAGAATTAAAATAAATAAAAAGAAAAATAGTTCTTTAGATAAACCATTAATAATTTTAGTTTCCAGCTTAGATCAAGCTAGCAAGTTTATTGACTTAAATGAAGAAATAATAAAAGTTTTAAAAGATGATCAACCAACAACTGCTATTTTTAAAAAAGAGTTTGCTAATGAAACATATGCAATTCGTTTAGTTAAAAGAAAAGATATTTGTGAAATAATTGAAAATGTAGGTCCTATTTTTTCAACAAGTGTAAATATTTCAAATGAAAAATTTTTATCAAATCAAACAGAACTTGAAAATTTTATAGGAAAAAAGAATTGTTTTTATACAGATTTTTTAGATGCAAAACCTTCAAAAATCCTTGATTTTACTAGTAAATCTATAAAAAGATAG
- the prmC gene encoding peptide chain release factor N(5)-glutamine methyltransferase produces MQARELFEKNKNIIQKNQFEELIMHIKKISSKTFLYDIFLSKTEIKKFNKYLNKIKKDYPLEYITKKKYFFENDFFVNKKVLIPRPESELLVEELLKYDLIKKIIIDICCGSGCIGISIKLKNKNADLFLSDISKQCLKVTKKNLKRFNIEAKVYKEDFLNVIFKNNLTPDFLVINPPYIEIDDKNIGTSTLKHEPSLALFADQLGYKFYNILFADLDRLFLINKNLVIICEFGFNQKEQLELNFEKYRVKYKIEFNKDYSGHWRYFKITNKETYD; encoded by the coding sequence ATGCAAGCTAGAGAATTATTTGAAAAAAACAAAAATATTATTCAAAAAAACCAGTTTGAAGAATTAATCATGCATATAAAAAAAATATCTTCAAAAACTTTTTTGTATGATATTTTTTTATCTAAAACAGAAATTAAAAAATTTAATAAGTATTTAAATAAAATAAAAAAAGATTATCCTTTAGAATATATAACTAAGAAAAAATACTTTTTTGAAAATGATTTTTTTGTTAATAAAAAAGTTTTAATTCCTAGACCGGAAAGTGAATTACTAGTTGAAGAGTTATTAAAATACGATTTAATTAAAAAAATTATAATTGATATTTGTTGTGGCTCTGGTTGCATTGGTATAAGTATTAAACTAAAAAATAAAAATGCAGATTTATTTTTATCAGACATATCAAAACAATGTTTAAAAGTTACTAAAAAAAATTTAAAACGCTTTAATATTGAAGCAAAAGTTTATAAAGAAGATTTTTTAAATGTTATATTTAAAAACAATTTAACTCCAGACTTTTTAGTAATTAACCCACCTTATATTGAAATTGATGATAAAAACATTGGTACTAGTACTTTAAAACATGAGCCCAGTTTAGCATTATTTGCAGATCAACTTGGATATAAATTTTATAATATATTATTTGCTGATTTAGATAGATTATTTTTAATTAATAAGAATTTAGTAATTATTTGCGAGTTTGGTTTTAATCAAAAGGAGCAATTAGAATTAAATTTTGAAAAATATAGAGTAAAATATAAAATAGAATTTAATAAAGATTATTCTGGTCACTGAAGATATTTTAAAATCACAAATAAGGAGACTTATGACTAA